A single genomic interval of Mycolicibacterium holsaticum DSM 44478 = JCM 12374 harbors:
- a CDS encoding class I SAM-dependent methyltransferase: MSQTSDVPAAFDAAAATYDKLVDANPGYHNHLELSARRMLLPDNGVGLRLLDAGCGTGASTAALLRVAPQAEIVAVDGSAGMLAEADAKRWPSSVRFVHSRIENLAHAGVEGPFDGIFAAYLLRNLADPDAQLQAFLALLKPGGTLAVHEYSVRDSRFATAVWNTVCTTIIIPSGKLRTGDASLYRYLRRSVNRFDGASAFRNRLRVNGFTEVRSQTMPGWQHNIVHTFLARACP; this comes from the coding sequence GTGAGCCAGACGAGCGACGTACCAGCGGCATTCGACGCGGCGGCCGCGACCTACGACAAACTGGTCGACGCCAACCCCGGATACCACAACCACCTTGAACTGTCGGCGCGGCGAATGCTGCTGCCCGACAACGGGGTAGGTTTACGGCTGCTCGACGCCGGATGTGGCACCGGCGCTTCCACCGCGGCGTTGCTGCGCGTCGCGCCGCAGGCCGAGATCGTGGCCGTCGACGGTTCGGCGGGCATGCTGGCCGAGGCCGACGCCAAGCGGTGGCCGTCGTCGGTGCGGTTCGTACACAGCCGCATCGAGAACCTCGCGCACGCCGGTGTCGAAGGCCCGTTCGACGGCATCTTCGCCGCATACCTGCTGCGTAACCTCGCCGACCCGGACGCTCAACTGCAAGCGTTCCTGGCGCTGCTGAAGCCGGGCGGCACCCTGGCCGTGCACGAGTACTCCGTGCGCGACTCCCGCTTCGCCACGGCCGTCTGGAACACGGTGTGTACGACGATCATCATCCCCAGCGGCAAGCTGCGCACCGGCGACGCGTCGCTGTACAGATACCTGCGACGTAGCGTCAACCGATTCGACGGTGCATCGGCATTCCGGAACCGCCTGCGCGTCAACGGCTTCACCGAGGTACGCAGTCAGACCATGCCCGGTTGGCAACACAACATCGTGCACACTTTCCTGGCAAGGGCCTGCCCATGA
- a CDS encoding lycopene cyclase domain-containing protein encodes MTGLGYTLPAVLAVVAVCVWEVAVLRTGLFRRPAYWLSMAIVTGFQVPVDGWLTKLSAPIVLYDEHHTSGIRFPFDIPVEDFLFGWALVTAVLLLWERQRLSDRREEDAA; translated from the coding sequence ATGACGGGCCTCGGCTATACGCTGCCCGCCGTGCTGGCGGTGGTGGCGGTGTGCGTGTGGGAGGTCGCGGTCCTGCGCACCGGGTTGTTTCGGCGGCCTGCGTACTGGTTGTCCATGGCGATCGTGACCGGGTTCCAGGTCCCGGTGGACGGGTGGCTGACGAAACTGAGCGCACCGATCGTGCTGTACGACGAGCACCACACCAGCGGTATCCGGTTCCCCTTCGACATTCCGGTTGAAGATTTCCTGTTCGGTTGGGCGTTGGTCACCGCGGTGCTGCTGTTGTGGGAACGCCAGCGGTTGAGTGACCGCCGAGAGGAGGATGCGGCGTGA
- a CDS encoding lycopene cyclase domain-containing protein codes for MDRWNYLLVLAACLAITAPLELFGAGVYRRAWRAAAAILPVAAVFIVWDVVAILAQVWTYNPAYLTGVDLAGILPLEELLFFIVIPLCGLLTYNAVDTILRRSKRKSVRQR; via the coding sequence GTGGACCGGTGGAACTACCTGCTGGTATTGGCCGCCTGCCTGGCGATCACCGCACCGCTGGAGCTGTTCGGCGCCGGGGTCTACCGGCGGGCGTGGCGGGCTGCCGCGGCGATCCTGCCGGTGGCGGCGGTGTTCATCGTCTGGGACGTCGTGGCCATCCTCGCGCAGGTCTGGACCTACAACCCGGCCTACCTCACCGGTGTCGATCTGGCAGGCATCCTTCCGCTGGAGGAACTACTGTTCTTCATCGTGATTCCGCTGTGCGGGTTACTCACCTACAACGCCGTCGACACCATCTTGCGACGGTCGAAACGCAAGTCGGTGCGTCAGCGATGA
- a CDS encoding phytoene/squalene synthase family protein: MISSELDAAGVRDPALRDAYLCCRRLNAEHGRTFFLATRLLAPEQRPAVHALYGFARRADDILDDFDPSLTAAERADRLQHLATQLFSRMVSERPATDDDDPALSAVVDSARKYDIPWELFDDFLNSMRMDLTVTEYANRAALDRYMHGSAEVIGLQLLPVLGTVGPREEAAPYAAALGKAFQLTNFLRDVDEDLQRGRVYLPADELAAHHVDRDVLSWCHDHRRTDVRVRRALVEQHATTRRTYEYAQQGIAMLAPRSRPCISAALTLYSQILDRIEALDYAIFSQRATVGNARRVRVAAAGLLKAWRARLAENRS, translated from the coding sequence ATGATCAGTTCCGAGCTTGATGCCGCGGGCGTACGAGATCCGGCGCTGCGCGATGCGTATCTATGCTGCCGCCGGCTCAACGCCGAACACGGGCGCACCTTCTTTCTGGCCACCCGCCTCCTTGCCCCCGAACAACGGCCTGCCGTCCACGCGTTGTACGGATTCGCCCGACGCGCCGACGACATCCTCGATGACTTCGACCCGAGCCTGACCGCGGCCGAGCGGGCCGACCGGCTGCAACATCTGGCCACCCAGCTGTTCTCACGCATGGTCTCCGAGCGCCCCGCCACCGACGACGACGATCCCGCGCTGTCCGCGGTAGTGGACAGCGCCCGCAAGTACGACATTCCGTGGGAGCTGTTCGACGATTTCCTGAACTCGATGCGGATGGACCTGACCGTCACCGAATATGCGAACCGGGCCGCGCTCGACCGCTACATGCACGGCTCCGCGGAGGTGATCGGCCTGCAGTTGCTGCCTGTGCTCGGCACGGTCGGCCCGCGCGAGGAAGCCGCGCCGTATGCCGCCGCCCTCGGGAAAGCCTTTCAGCTCACCAACTTTCTGCGCGATGTCGACGAAGACCTGCAGCGCGGCCGGGTTTATCTTCCCGCGGACGAGTTGGCCGCCCACCACGTCGACCGCGACGTGCTGTCGTGGTGTCACGATCACCGCCGTACCGATGTGCGGGTGCGCCGCGCGCTGGTCGAACAACACGCCACCACCAGGCGCACCTACGAATACGCGCAGCAGGGCATTGCGATGCTGGCGCCGCGGTCGAGGCCGTGCATCTCGGCGGCGCTGACGCTGTACTCACAGATCCTGGACCGCATCGAAGCTCTCGACTACGCGATCTTCAGCCAACGCGCCACGGTCGGCAACGCCCGCCGCGTCCGGGTCGCGGCGGCGGGCCTGCTCAAGGCGTGGCGCGCCCGGCTAGCTGAGAACAGGTCCTAG
- the crtI gene encoding phytoene desaturase family protein gives MRTVQGSCDHVVVVGAGLAGLSAALQLAGRGRAVTVVERGVHPGGRVGRMDVDGYRLDTGPTVLTMPDIIEDAFAAVGESMADRLDLMPVRPGYRASFADGSGLDVHSDPGAMAAEVERLAGAGEAEGYLRLRDWLTRLYRVEFDGFIAANFDSPLSLLTPQLARLAAIGGFRRWDRMVRRFISDERLRRVFTFQALYAGVPPRRALAVYAVIAYMDTISGVYFPRGGMRALPDALAAAAADAGVEFRYGSAVSSLERHSDRVTAVHTDAGERVPADAVVLTTELPDTYRLLGRTPRRLLRLRAAPSAVVAHVGCRAVPDDTAGTGHHTVVFGRSWDQTFRDIIDDGRVMSDPSLLVTRPTASDPSLAPAGRDLLYILAPAPNTVVGDVDWVKQGDAYVGEMLDSVVNRLPQLGVDTEILHAVDPAGWERQGMAAGTPFALAHTFAQTGPFRPANVVRGIDNVVLAGSSTVPGVGVPTALLSGRLAADRITGMPSRHRKSQVVQT, from the coding sequence ATGCGAACAGTCCAGGGTAGTTGCGATCACGTCGTCGTGGTCGGCGCCGGGCTGGCCGGGTTGTCGGCGGCGCTGCAACTGGCGGGCAGGGGCCGGGCGGTCACCGTCGTCGAGCGCGGTGTGCACCCAGGCGGCCGGGTCGGCCGCATGGACGTCGACGGATACCGGCTGGACACCGGCCCGACCGTGCTGACCATGCCCGACATCATCGAGGACGCTTTCGCCGCCGTCGGCGAGTCCATGGCCGACCGGCTGGACCTGATGCCGGTGCGGCCCGGCTACCGTGCGTCGTTCGCCGACGGCAGCGGCCTCGACGTGCACAGCGACCCGGGCGCGATGGCCGCCGAGGTGGAGCGGTTGGCCGGCGCGGGCGAGGCCGAAGGCTATCTGCGGCTGCGTGACTGGCTCACCCGGCTGTACCGCGTGGAGTTCGACGGGTTCATCGCGGCCAACTTCGACTCACCGCTGTCGCTGCTGACCCCGCAGTTGGCGCGGCTGGCCGCCATCGGCGGCTTCCGGCGCTGGGACCGCATGGTGCGTCGGTTCATCTCCGACGAACGGTTGCGACGCGTTTTCACCTTCCAGGCCCTCTACGCCGGTGTGCCGCCGCGGCGGGCGCTGGCCGTCTATGCCGTCATCGCCTACATGGACACCATCTCCGGTGTCTACTTTCCCCGTGGCGGCATGCGGGCGCTGCCCGATGCGCTGGCCGCCGCGGCCGCCGATGCCGGCGTCGAATTCCGCTACGGCTCGGCGGTTTCGAGTCTGGAGCGCCACAGCGACCGGGTGACGGCGGTGCACACCGACGCCGGTGAGCGGGTTCCGGCCGACGCGGTGGTGCTGACCACCGAACTACCCGACACCTACCGCCTGCTCGGGCGCACCCCGCGGCGGCTGCTGCGGTTGCGTGCCGCGCCGTCCGCGGTGGTCGCGCATGTGGGGTGCCGGGCGGTACCCGACGACACGGCAGGCACCGGGCACCACACCGTCGTCTTCGGCAGGTCGTGGGACCAGACCTTCCGCGACATCATCGACGACGGGCGCGTGATGAGTGACCCGTCCCTGTTGGTGACACGCCCGACCGCCAGCGATCCGAGCCTGGCACCCGCGGGCCGAGATCTGCTCTACATCCTGGCTCCAGCACCGAACACCGTTGTGGGCGACGTCGACTGGGTCAAACAAGGGGACGCGTACGTCGGTGAGATGCTCGACTCGGTCGTCAACCGGCTTCCGCAGCTGGGCGTCGACACCGAAATCCTGCACGCGGTCGACCCCGCCGGGTGGGAGCGGCAGGGCATGGCTGCGGGCACCCCGTTCGCGCTCGCGCACACCTTCGCCCAGACGGGCCCGTTCCGTCCGGCCAACGTTGTGCGCGGCATCGACAACGTCGTGCTCGCCGGATCCTCGACGGTGCCCGGCGTCGGCGTACCGACAGCGCTGTTGTCCGGTCGGCTGGCTGCCGACCGGATCACCGGGATGCCTTCCCGGCACAGGAAATCACAGGTGGTGCAGACATGA
- a CDS encoding polyprenyl synthetase family protein translates to MSVGDGQTCALASAPLSSASWRADVRDAVSDAVTGFVAERGADQLGKTGVEITGDILLRFLTGGKCLRSTFTYLGWLCGRDEDPAALRAAASMELLHAFALLQDDVMDGSTLRRGHPAAHVAFACWHRERGMTGSPDRFGESAAVLLGDLCLVWAEQMLRESGVAAAALSRAWPRYDAMRTELAVGQFADLVNDAGGFPSWEQVLDVSRRKSGNYTVRRPLEIGAALAGCGHGVLTALSVYGEAIGEAFQMRDDLLGVFGAPAVTGKPSGVDLSEHKATSVVVSAYHLADPSLRRELAALMCAADLGEADIRRWRRLIAQTGAVESIEQMIDERVCRALQGIQIPHISESVRKALADMAATCTTRAA, encoded by the coding sequence TTGAGCGTAGGTGACGGACAGACGTGCGCCCTTGCCTCGGCGCCCCTGTCGTCGGCCTCGTGGCGCGCAGACGTGCGCGACGCCGTCTCGGATGCGGTGACCGGGTTCGTCGCCGAGCGTGGCGCCGACCAGCTCGGGAAGACCGGCGTCGAAATCACCGGCGACATCCTGTTGCGCTTTCTCACCGGCGGAAAATGCCTGCGTTCGACGTTCACGTACCTGGGCTGGCTGTGCGGCCGAGACGAGGACCCCGCCGCGCTGCGGGCCGCGGCCAGCATGGAACTGCTGCACGCGTTCGCGCTGCTGCAGGACGACGTCATGGACGGATCCACCTTGCGCCGCGGACATCCGGCCGCTCACGTCGCGTTCGCGTGCTGGCATCGCGAGCGCGGGATGACCGGATCGCCCGACCGGTTCGGTGAGTCGGCCGCCGTGCTGCTGGGCGACCTGTGCCTGGTGTGGGCCGAGCAGATGCTGCGGGAAAGCGGCGTGGCGGCCGCGGCGCTGTCCCGCGCCTGGCCGCGATACGACGCGATGCGCACCGAACTCGCCGTCGGCCAGTTCGCCGACCTCGTCAACGACGCGGGCGGCTTTCCCAGCTGGGAACAGGTGCTCGACGTGTCACGACGCAAGTCGGGCAACTACACGGTGCGCCGGCCCCTCGAGATCGGCGCCGCGCTGGCCGGATGCGGCCACGGTGTGCTGACCGCGCTCTCCGTGTATGGCGAGGCGATCGGCGAAGCGTTCCAGATGCGCGATGACCTGCTGGGGGTCTTCGGAGCCCCGGCGGTGACCGGCAAGCCGTCCGGGGTCGACCTGTCCGAGCACAAGGCCACCAGCGTCGTGGTGTCGGCCTACCACCTCGCCGATCCCTCGTTGCGCCGCGAGCTCGCCGCGCTGATGTGCGCAGCCGATCTCGGCGAAGCCGATATCCGCCGGTGGCGGCGGCTGATCGCGCAGACGGGAGCGGTTGAGTCGATCGAGCAGATGATCGACGAGCGGGTGTGCCGGGCCCTGCAGGGCATCCAGATACCGCATATCAGTGAGTCGGTGCGAAAAGCGTTGGCCGACATGGCCGCAACCTGCACCACGCGAGCGGCGTGA
- a CDS encoding TspO/MBR family protein, which produces MRIKTLGAAAAAVTATALVGGASTGRNPQSRWFNKLRKPPYQPPSSVFPVVWPLLYTDIALVSAKALDDSDDTRRKAYTAALSVNLLLNAGWSWIFFSQRRLGLAAVTAAALTASSADLTRRATAVSGKSALALTPYPAWCAFATALSTHIWLLNRHR; this is translated from the coding sequence TTGCGTATCAAGACACTTGGGGCGGCCGCAGCCGCCGTCACCGCGACGGCTCTGGTCGGCGGCGCGTCCACGGGCCGCAACCCGCAGTCACGGTGGTTCAACAAGCTGCGCAAGCCGCCGTACCAACCGCCGAGCAGCGTGTTCCCGGTGGTGTGGCCGCTGCTGTACACCGACATCGCGCTGGTCTCGGCGAAGGCACTCGACGACAGCGACGACACCCGGCGTAAGGCGTACACCGCAGCGTTGTCGGTCAACTTGCTGCTCAACGCCGGCTGGTCCTGGATCTTCTTCAGCCAACGCCGGCTGGGACTGGCCGCGGTGACCGCGGCCGCCCTGACGGCGAGCAGCGCCGACTTGACCCGACGGGCGACGGCGGTCAGCGGCAAGAGCGCGCTGGCCCTGACGCCCTACCCGGCGTGGTGCGCGTTCGCTACCGCGCTGTCCACCCACATCTGGCTCCTCAATCGGCATCGATGA
- the mbp1 gene encoding microaggregate-binding protein 1 encodes MTEKNSGPQEGIKGAVEDVKGKAKETVGTVTGRDDMVREGKAQQDKADAQQNAAKKEAEAEAARGGARAAEERQESEQR; translated from the coding sequence ATGACAGAGAAGAACAGCGGCCCGCAAGAGGGCATCAAAGGCGCCGTCGAGGACGTCAAGGGCAAGGCCAAGGAAACGGTCGGCACCGTGACCGGCCGTGACGACATGGTTCGTGAGGGCAAGGCTCAGCAGGACAAGGCCGACGCTCAGCAAAACGCGGCCAAGAAGGAAGCCGAGGCCGAGGCGGCCCGTGGCGGCGCCCGCGCCGCCGAAGAGCGCCAGGAGTCCGAGCAGCGCTGA
- the usfY gene encoding protein UsfY — MKSPNDPVDHSRTTRPHAGETMKDNKNLPALIVLGLALVAFVAALAAHATTHHSVGVTLGCISAGLFIVSLGWFAVEHLRVRKIEDRWYAEHPDAQRQRPSS, encoded by the coding sequence ATGAAGAGCCCGAACGACCCCGTCGACCATTCCCGGACGACGCGTCCGCATGCCGGCGAGACCATGAAGGACAACAAGAACCTGCCGGCGCTCATCGTGCTCGGCCTTGCGCTTGTCGCCTTCGTCGCAGCCCTAGCCGCGCACGCCACCACCCACCACAGCGTGGGCGTCACGCTGGGCTGCATTTCCGCAGGCCTGTTCATCGTGTCGCTTGGCTGGTTCGCGGTCGAGCACCTGCGCGTACGCAAGATCGAAGACCGTTGGTACGCCGAGCATCCCGACGCACAACGTCAACGACCCAGCAGTTAG